From a single Phragmites australis chromosome 7, lpPhrAust1.1, whole genome shotgun sequence genomic region:
- the LOC133923623 gene encoding uncharacterized protein LOC133923623: MAGYQRTISFPARKPAADTFALATASDKLAAYRIRSASLPCRFHPLLLQLDEDVAALRLVIGQSPPSTDAPTASSLSAAASQVGRVLVSLPELLHHPQAQEPLRRLGRSPFAERLLDDFLRLADAHGSFRQALVALAALQADTRAALRRGDPARLASASRAQRRGGRDLPRLAAAVRAVAGKPPTLLPEDLPADTAALAAAVADATVAVAYGSAAVFSGLSSLSNSAAAVRVDVASTSCWITAPAKFTASSDAPRTNHHRIWWVADLVRWMSRAKRRSAEKQNGGDDDESATVQLRSDARMKPEERAHKAAFERHENLERCIANVDGSGEKVFRALVNTRVSLLNILSPSF; the protein is encoded by the coding sequence ATGGCCGGGTACCAACGCACCATCTCGTTCCCGGCCCGAAAGCCCGCAGCGGACACCTTTGCGTTGGCAACCGCGAGCGACAAGCTGGCCGCGTACCGGATCCGTTCGGCCAGCCTCCCCTGCCGCTTCCACCCGTTGCTGCTGCAGCTCGACGAAGACGTAGCCGCGCTGCGCCTGGTGATCGGCCAGTCGCCACCCTCCACTGACGCGCCGACGGCGTCGTCCCTGTCCGCGGCCGCGTCGCAGGTCGGCCGGGTGCTCGTGTCGCTCCCCGAGCTGCTGCACCACCCGCAGGCGCAGgagccgctgcgccggctgggGAGGTCGCCGTTCGCGGAGCGGCTGCTCGACGACTTCCTCCGCCTCGCGGACGCGCACGGCAGCTTCCGCCAGGCGCTGGTCGCGCTCGCCGCGCTCCAGGCGGACACGCGAGCCGCGCTGCGGCGCGGCGACCCCGCGAGGCTGGCGTCGGCGTCGCGCGCGCAGCGACGCGGTGGGCGCGACCTCCCCCGCCTTGCGGCCGCCGTCCGCGCCGTGGCTGGCAAGCCCCCCACGCTGCTGCCGGAGGACCTCCCCGCCGACACCGCGGCCCTCGCAGCCGCGGTGGCCGACGCGACCGTCGCTGTGGCATACGGCTCCGCGGCCGTCTTCTCCGGCCTGTCCTCCCTCTCcaactccgccgccgccgttcgtGTCGACGTCGCCTCCACGTCGTGCTGGATCACCGCCCCGGCAAAGTTCACCGCCTCATCAGACGCACCGAGAACCAACCACCACCGCATATGGTGGGTGGCCGACCTCGTGCGCTGGATGTCGCGCGCGAAGCGGCGGTCCGCCGAGAAGCAaaacggcggcgacgacgacgagtcTGCCACCGTGCAACTCCGGTCCGATGCCCGCATGAAGCCGGAGGAGAGGGCGCATAAGGCGGCATTCGAGCGCCACGAGAACTTGGAACGGTGCATCGCCAACGTCGACGGCAGCGGCGAGAAGGTGTTCCGGGCTTTGGTCAACACTAGAGTCTCGTTGCTCAACATTCTGAGCCCGAGCTTCTGA
- the LOC133925583 gene encoding uncharacterized protein LOC133925583, with protein sequence MLEFTCYTKITPAKDVPETFPAYIYKLTPFADLPRHAGENRNFLDVLGMITEVSDTHSVQLPNQPTPTLNRDIVLKDLSNAEIRLTLWGRRAAEFSIDSIYNEEQAKPVVVLIVGSLMKTYAGQGYLSGNTACRWYFNPTIPEAEQFYTALHNQRLPIKHITAATQQATPLRTSLHVEDKYLSDLQAMDPYDFPFYTYL encoded by the exons ATGCTAGAATTTACTTGCTACACAAAAATAACTCCAGCAAAAGATGTCCCAGAAACGTTCCCAGCATACATCTACAAACTTACACCTTTTGCTGACCTTCCAAGACACGCAGGCGAAAACAGGAACTTCCTAG ATGTTCTTGGCATGATCACTGAAGTCTCCGACACACACTCGGTGCAGCTTCCAAATCAGCCAACGCCCACTTTAAACAGAGACATTGTCCTTAAAGATCTTAG CAATGCTGAAATTAGATTGACTCTATGGGGCCGACGAGCTGCTGAATTTAGCATCGACAGCATTTACAATGAGGAACAAGCTAAGCCAGTTGTTGTCCTCATCGTTGGCAGCCTCATGAAAACCTATGCAG GTCAAGGATATTTGAGCGGCAATACCGCATGTCGCTGGTATTTCAATCCCACAATTCCTGAAGCTGAACAATTTTACACCGC GCTTCACAATCAGCGCCTACCAATCAAGCATATCACTGCTGCCACACAACAAGCAACTCCACTGCGAACATCACTTCACGTCGAAGACAAATATCTCAGCGATTTACAAGCAATGGATCCATATGACTTCCCG TTTTACACCTACCTCTAA